CTGAACTATACCACTTGATGCAACTGGCGGTCTCTGCTTAGGACTGGGATAAGGAAAGGCACTGCAAGTTAGGACTGAAGTGCACTGTTGGAGTACATGGTAAGAGAAAAGGGGAGTTTGCACAAGGCCTCTCTGTTCTACGTTGGGTCTTCGTCACATACATAAATACCAAATTAATCCAAACCCTGAGGAAAACCAAATTTGCAAAGCTTTCTTTCTGCTATAGTCACTAACGCTTCTTTATTAAAATCAGAATGACCAGCCCCCTTTGAGACAAGTTATTCATAATTCCCCAAATAGTTAAAAGAAACAGTATCTGTACAATTTTTCCAGAACTATTGTAAATGCACATATTTTATTGTAGTAACGGTAAAATATTGGCATAGACATATTTGCATTTCTAAACAGTAAAGTAATACCAGTCTTGAATTTAGAGATTTTACAGCAGTTACTGCAGAGGAATAGATGTATGGTAAGTCATCCTGCAAATATCAGACACTCCTGTACACATCAGAATACATATTTTGAATGATGTTCTCCAGCAAGTCAGAATACACTTTGGTATTATTTATAGGGTTTCCTGCTAAATGTTAGCGATCCAAAATTGACAACTGCAAGGGAGTCCAGTGGCAGAAAAGTACTGCTGTAACACCAGTCAGAATTATACTCACTACTTCTTATTCCTGGGCTTTAACTCTTCTGCTGCATTACGCAGAAAAATGTAGTTTTTCTTTTGTGGATTATAAAATTCATGACcctgaaaaagagaaaaagttagcTATATTTATCTCATTCAAAGTATCAACCTAATCTTGAAATACAAGAAGCTGAACATTCCGTCAATTCGATTTAGTGAGactttacaatttaaaaatatgGACTTTTAAAGATCAGACTTACTATGCAACCCAAGGGAAATATTGGTGGGTATGCACTATAATTAGAAACAATTCACTATGCAAGGCAACTTTCAAAACAGGTCTTTTTTAAGATTAGCGTGAGTGAACATTCCTTAAACTTTTGCTTTACATGCAAAATTCAAGTAGTTTGAGAGTTAAGGGAAGTAAAAAGATTGTTCTAGACAGGGAGAAGAATGAAGAGGGGACGttataaagcaggggtggccaacctgtgactCCAGACccacatgcggctccttgtataggcaccgactccggggctggtgttacaggtgccaactttccaatgtgccggagggtgctcactgctcaacccctggctctgcccccactccaccccttcccctgagcctgctatgccctcgctcctccaccccagagcctcctgcatgccacaaaacagttGATCaggagatgcggggggggggggggagaggggaggcgctgattggcggggctgccggtgggcgggaggcgctgggagtggtgGGAGCTAATGGGAGGCTgatgacgtattactgtggctctttggcaatgtacattggtaaattctgcctccttctcaggctcaggttggccaccccgttaTAAAGGTATTACAGCCTTATTGTACATTCTGTCTTTTGAGCCAAACGAAAGAAGGACAAATTTTCATATAGTGAAGTGCAGGGTCCACACACAATTATACAATTACTTTTGTTCATCAATTGTGAATATAAATCTAGTATTCTGTGTGTGAAAATGAATAACTGTCAATACTTATTTGCATATACAAGTGCCCAGTGCGCACACCCATTGCAATAACATCGTGAATAATTCATGTGTTAAAAGGCACATAAGACCTTAGGTCTCTTTGAAAATCTAGTTCTCTTTTTTGGCATCTGAATTTCCTTGGTTTTCTTTATTCAGACACGGTCATTAAAATTATGCATTGGGTTGTAATAGTTAAGTTATGGACTTTCATTCACTTGATAGAAAAATGGAATCTAGAAAGGAGACTTATTGCCTACCAACTCAAGTTTCACTACTAAATATCGGTTCATAATCTACAGATCTGAAAGACCAGTTAGTTCATATAAGCCAACATGTCCCATTCATGAAAGTAAAAGGCTTATATCTTGGACTGTAACAATAAAAGTAAAATTATAGTGTTTCCCATCCAGCAGGACCATAAAGCACATTAGTAAATTTAACTACATATAGAGATCACTTTATCTACAAATGAACTCCCGAGATGTGATATGCCACTGTTCACGAATGAACAGCAAATCTCCAACAGTTTACAACAGGAAATGAAAGATACTCCATCAAATTTAAAGTACAGAAATACACAAGATATAATAGAAAGAATAATGCTACTGTAAACAACCTAGATTGGTTAGATTTCAACCTTCCTTTTTCAAACTACTAATTGTATTATCTCATGCTGCGATTCTATCAGGTCTCAATATCTTAGCACTGAGTGCATACTGGGAAGAAAGACCTTAAACCATCACAAAGGAGCTGCAGAAAGTGGTATTGGAAATTAAATACATGGCACTCACCTACTTGTTTAATAGAAGTAACCGTGTCCCAGCAAGCTTTTTAGCAGTGCTCTAGGTGTGCTCTTTGGAAGAGATGCAGTATCAATTTTACTTATGGTATGATCCCAGGGTACTCTTCCCAGGAGTAGGTGTGTTTAGCATTCACatttggaacaattttccaaaaATCAGGTAACTATTTTCAGCCTATATTCAGTTGGGTAAGATATTCTTTGTTTCTTGGCCTAAACAATTATGTACTGATTCCGCGCTATGTTTCATCTGAAAGGTGGCTAACGTGATCCCTAATCAACCTTTTCCCAATCTCCCAGGTGTATTTGGAAGACTTTATTAATACCTGTAAAGAACTTTGAGACTCTCAGATGAAAAGGACTATTGAAATATTGTCGTCTTAGTTCACAACCATTGATACGAAATTTAAATGTTAATCCTTCTTACCTTGGACCAGTCGTAACTGGAAGCATATGCAAAAATATTCCCATTGTGGTTAAAACAACAGGCAGATATTGGCTGGTCAAGCTGTTCTGATGTTTTTAGCTTTGTTCGTGCATCTTTATCCCAAAAGCTGAATCTACCATCAGATCCTACAGTTGCAAGGGTGCCATGGGCAGGATGAAATGCTATCCCATTTACCTGCAGTTATACAAACCACCACATAAAACAACCAACAATATAGACAAGATGGAGTTTCACAATGCATACACTCTACTCAGTGAGTGTAAATATATTATGTGCAGATTTATCTAATTTAAATTAAGACTAGTTGCATTTTAGTCTTGACAAagaatttttttgccaaaaatcaTTTGTTCTTCCTGACCAGCTATAATTTAAATACAAGTTCCCATTAGAGAACACAGTAATTCCCTTGGTGTTGAACAGATTCTTAAGCAGAGGCTTAATGAGCAGTATGTTTTTCCATAAACAAAAACATGGGTATAGAATTGTCCTAATAAGTCTTAATAGAAAGTCAGCCAAGTTGTGGGTCTTTTGGTTGTTTATAATGAAGAGCAGAATACTTTGCATGCTCCTATTTTAATATTTGCATATGATAATTTTTcctctaagcataagcaaaagaaCTCTTTAGGCACAAGAAAAGGTCAGAGAACAGAGAATTAATGGTAGATTTCATACAAAATTGTATATTATGTGTATGTAGCTTCTAATTGCACTACAAAAATGATGTAATGGTATGTGCTGAATACTTACAGCATAGATATCCTGAGGTGCTGATGTGTTCGTTCCATTGGAGCGATGACATTTAAAAGTGAAGTTATCTTtggctctaaaaaaaaaaaaaaaaaaaaaaaagatattcctTCACATTTTCTTAATTTCAAAATGAATAAGATAATGCAgagagtgtttaaaaaaaaaaaaaaaaatcacacttacGGATTTGGTGGGTTGATATAGTGAATTGCTACCCTTCCTTCAATACTTCCAAGGGCAAATCCAGTAGGTTTGTTCACTTTGTCTTTAAAAATAGCAACACAGCGATGCTAAATTTGAGAAAGATATAGAGCATTTTAGACAGAagcttaagggccagattttctaaacaTTGCCTCTCTATGGGGGCACAACTCACTGCACGTACTAACACTGCACAGAGAAAAGTACGTACAACATTAGAAAATGGGTCAAAGCCCCTGTGAAAATTTGGACCTGAATATCTACATTTCTGAATTCACTTGGGAATCAGCAGCAGACATTTCCtcaaaatgaacagaacagttttcTTCCTTCACCAAGgaataaaacatacaaaaatctttTGCATATTAGGTGACATGACTGAATTTGAAAGATTTCTCAAAATTCCATGTCCCAAACTGTACATTAATATAGTGAGGAAAAATTACTAGATTCTAGCAAAATACCATCAATCCTGCTTCTCTGGAAGAATTACCCATTATACAATACAGCACTGTATTGCAGTCTTGTTAAGAACAAACAGGAAGAAGGGAGACTGACATTTTGgaccaaaattaaaaacaataaaaaaattgaacTGTGAGCCTACTCCTGCAAGTCGTCCTCTCCACGGGTGCCAAAATGTGCATGCAGGATCTGTCCCATTAAGCTGAACTGTAAAGCTTTTAgtatttaactaaaatagttgtAAATATTCAGatatatttcattaaaatattgtaGTGCATAGTCTTTCACTGTTCCTTATTCCTATAAAGAAAGCCAGCCAAATTACTTCATGTGAAGTAAATCTTAATACATTTCTTAATACCATGTGTTTTCAAGAAACCTTTTTCAACTGAAGTCATCCACTTGGAAGGAGATATGTACAACAGAATTGCAGAATATGCACCACATTGAAAGTCTAAGTGTACTCAGGGGCAGAAACTATACTGAGTGAAGGGaatgtagttttaaaatattttttttgataAAGAATCTAAACTACCATTTTATGTGCTGCATTAATAAacttgtaataaataataattaattatttacCTGGTGTTTCAGTGGAGAGTCTATTCTTCTAAATTCAGAAGGCTGATTCTCTAACTGGTATACTATCAAACCCCTTTCTGCAGTGGCGACAACTGCCATGGGATGCACCTGAATGAGGATGAGAGGGACAGGTTGGAAGAGACTAGGCTATGTTAATTTCACAACAGGAATTCTAACTCCTTCAAGAGacggtctacactaacccccccacttcggactaaggtatgcaaattcagctacgttaataacgtagctgaattcgaagtaccttagtccgaagttaccgcggtccagacgcggcaggaaggctcccccgtcgatgctgcgtactccgctcgccgagctggagtaccagcgtcgaaggcgagcacttccgggatcgatccggggcacttccgggatcgatccgggatcgatttatcgcgtcttaaccagacgcgataaatcgaactcagaaaaccgattgcttacatccggacccggatgtaagtgaagacgtaccccaagtTACTTATTTCACCAAAGCCCCTCAAAAAGTCAACTCAAAGGAGCAAGACTGTTCGTTCT
This DNA window, taken from Emys orbicularis isolate rEmyOrb1 chromosome 12, rEmyOrb1.hap1, whole genome shotgun sequence, encodes the following:
- the RAE1 gene encoding mRNA export factor RAE1 — its product is MSLFGSTSGFGAGGTSMFGNTATDNHNPMKDIEVTSPPDDSIGCLAFSPLALPGNFLIAGSWANDVRCWEVQDNGQTIPKAQQMHTGPVLDVCWSDDGSKVFTASCDKTAKMWDLNSNQAIQIAQHEAPVKTVHWIKAPNYSCVMTGSWDKTLKFWDTRSPTPMMTLQLPERCYCADVVHPMAVVATAERGLIVYQLENQPSEFRRIDSPLKHQHRCVAIFKDKVNKPTGFALGSIEGRVAIHYINPPNPAKDNFTFKCHRSNGTNTSAPQDIYAVNGIAFHPAHGTLATVGSDGRFSFWDKDARTKLKTSEQLDQPISACCFNHNGNIFAYASSYDWSKGHEFYNPQKKNYIFLRNAAEELKPRNKK